From Microlunatus capsulatus, a single genomic window includes:
- the glmM gene encoding phosphoglucosamine mutase — protein MGRLFGTDGVRGRANDALTAELALQLSVAAAHVLVEADETTGPRPRAVVGRDPRASGEFLEAAVVAGLASAGVDVLRVGVVPTPGVAYLTGALGVDFGVMLSASHNPMPDNGIKFFARGGAKLDDRLEDAIEQRLGDDWPRPTGGGVGRVTEDLSLLETYVAHLVGSVGGPVSLEGIKVVVDCANGAASVAGPAAFEAQGAEVVRIHATPDGLNINENCGSTHMDSLRETVVATGADLGIALDGDADRCLAVDAAGRMVDGDQILAVLALALREDGRLKHDTVVATVMSNLGFVQAMRAHGITVDQTRVGDRYVLESMRSGGFFLGGEQSGHVVMMEHATTGDGVLTGLHLMSRMATSGQSLAELASVMTRLPQVLVNVPGVDKNRTDTDPVLTAAVAEASAELGDSGRVLLRPSGTESLVRVMVEATTYDQANDVAHRLADVVKSSLAL, from the coding sequence ATGGGTCGCCTGTTCGGTACCGACGGTGTCCGGGGCCGGGCCAACGACGCGTTGACCGCGGAGCTGGCCCTGCAGCTCTCGGTGGCGGCGGCCCACGTGCTCGTCGAGGCTGACGAGACCACCGGGCCGCGGCCGCGCGCCGTCGTCGGGCGTGACCCGCGAGCCTCCGGGGAGTTCCTGGAGGCCGCGGTCGTCGCCGGCCTGGCCAGCGCCGGCGTGGACGTGCTCCGCGTCGGCGTCGTGCCGACCCCGGGTGTGGCCTACCTGACCGGCGCCCTCGGCGTCGACTTCGGCGTGATGCTCTCCGCCAGCCACAACCCGATGCCGGACAACGGCATCAAGTTCTTCGCCCGCGGCGGCGCGAAGCTGGACGACAGGCTCGAGGACGCCATCGAGCAGCGCCTCGGCGACGACTGGCCCCGGCCCACCGGCGGCGGCGTCGGCCGCGTCACCGAGGACCTCTCCCTGCTCGAGACCTACGTCGCCCACCTGGTGGGCAGCGTCGGCGGCCCCGTCAGCCTCGAGGGCATCAAGGTCGTCGTCGACTGCGCCAACGGCGCCGCCTCCGTGGCCGGACCGGCCGCGTTCGAGGCCCAGGGCGCCGAGGTGGTCCGCATCCACGCGACGCCGGACGGCCTCAACATCAACGAGAACTGCGGCTCCACGCACATGGACTCCCTGCGGGAGACCGTCGTGGCCACCGGCGCCGACCTCGGCATCGCCCTGGACGGCGACGCCGACCGCTGCCTGGCCGTCGACGCCGCCGGCCGGATGGTCGACGGCGACCAGATCCTCGCCGTCCTGGCCCTGGCCCTGCGCGAGGACGGCCGGCTGAAGCACGACACCGTCGTGGCCACCGTGATGAGCAACCTCGGCTTCGTCCAGGCCATGCGGGCGCACGGCATCACCGTCGACCAGACCCGCGTCGGGGACCGCTACGTGCTGGAGTCGATGCGCAGCGGGGGCTTCTTCCTGGGCGGCGAGCAGTCCGGGCACGTCGTGATGATGGAGCACGCGACCACCGGCGACGGCGTGCTCACCGGCCTGCACCTGATGAGCCGGATGGCCACCTCGGGCCAGTCGCTGGCCGAGCTGGCCTCGGTGATGACGCGGCTGCCGCAGGTCCTGGTGAACGTCCCCGGGGTGGACAAGAACCGCACGGACACCGACCCGGTGCTGACCGCGGCCGTGGCGGAGGCCTCGGCCGAGCTGGGCGACTCCGGCCGGGTGCTGCTCCGCCCCTCGGGCACCGAATCGCTGGTCCGGGTGATGGTCGAGGCCACGACCTACGACCAGGCCAACGACGTGGCCCACCGGCTGGCCGACGTCGTGAAGTCCTCGCTCGCCCTCTGA
- the rpsI gene encoding 30S ribosomal protein S9, protein MSDTVTETTPDEVAPFVEEDREIAYRSEAAAQTSFGPSGRPAVVAPAGATGRRKEAIARVRIVPGNGQWVINGRTLEDYFPNKVHQQIVAEPFSTAAVPGSYDVIARIHGGGVTGQAGALRLGIARCLNSVDEEASRPSLKKAGMLTRDSRIKERKKAGLKKARKAPQYSKR, encoded by the coding sequence GTGTCTGACACCGTCACCGAGACCACCCCCGACGAGGTCGCGCCCTTCGTCGAGGAGGACCGCGAGATCGCCTACCGTTCGGAGGCCGCCGCGCAGACGTCCTTCGGGCCCTCCGGCCGCCCGGCCGTGGTCGCCCCCGCCGGCGCCACCGGCCGCCGCAAGGAGGCCATCGCCCGCGTCCGCATCGTGCCGGGCAACGGCCAGTGGGTCATCAACGGCCGCACCCTCGAGGACTACTTCCCCAACAAGGTGCACCAGCAGATCGTCGCCGAGCCCTTCTCGACCGCGGCGGTCCCCGGCTCCTACGACGTCATCGCCCGCATCCACGGCGGCGGCGTCACCGGTCAGGCCGGCGCCCTGCGCCTCGGCATCGCCCGGTGCCTCAACTCCGTCGACGAGGAGGCCAGCCGCCCGTCGCTGAAGAAGGCCGGGATGCTGACCCGCGACTCCCGCATCAAGGAGCGCAAGAAGGCCGGTCTGAAGAAGGCCCGCAAGGCTCCGCAGTACAGCAAGCGCTGA
- the rplM gene encoding 50S ribosomal protein L13 — MSTYSPKPGEITRSWHVIDAEDIVLGRLAVTAATLLRGKHKATFAPHVDGGDFVVVVNASKIALGGAKRTDKFYHRHSGRPGGLTSVAAGDLLAKDPRQVVELAVWGMLPKNRLSRQLIKKLKVYSGPEHPHTAQQPQPYQITQIAQ, encoded by the coding sequence GTGTCTACGTACAGTCCCAAGCCGGGCGAGATCACCAGGTCTTGGCATGTCATCGACGCCGAGGACATCGTCCTCGGCCGTCTCGCGGTCACGGCCGCGACGCTGCTGCGCGGCAAGCACAAGGCGACGTTCGCCCCGCACGTCGACGGCGGGGACTTCGTCGTCGTGGTCAACGCGTCGAAGATCGCCCTGGGCGGTGCCAAGCGGACCGACAAGTTCTACCACCGGCACTCCGGGCGTCCCGGCGGTCTGACCTCGGTCGCGGCCGGCGACCTGCTCGCCAAGGACCCGCGCCAGGTCGTGGAGCTCGCCGTCTGGGGCATGCTGCCCAAGAACCGGCTGAGCCGTCAGCTCATCAAGAAGCTGAAGGTCTACTCCGGCCCGGAGCACCCGCACACGGCGCAGCAGCCGCAGCCGTACCAGATCACCCAGATCGCCCAGTAG
- a CDS encoding citrate synthase, with amino-acid sequence MTDSLTIRDNRTGREFEVAITDGTIRAADLKQIAVDGEPGLATYDPGFVNTASCRSAVTYIDGDAGILEYRGYPIEQLAEQSTFLEVAYLLLNGELPTTEQLEQWTHDITYHTFLHENVKQLIEGFRYDAHPMGMLMASVSALSTFYPDARNIHDADNRKLQIARLIAKMPTLGAFAYRHQLGKPYVYPDNRLSYTENFLAMLFKMSEPSYEADPRLVKALDVLLILHADHEQNCSTNAVRSVGSSEVDPYSAVGAGIGALFGPLHGGANEAVLAMLRRIGTTDNIPAFIEGVKEGKEKLMGFGHRVYKNYDPRAKIIKKAADDVFAVTGVNPLLEIALELEKIALEDEYFVKRKLYPNVDFYSGLIYEALQFPPEMFTVLFAIGRTPGWLAQWSELVQDKEQKIARPKQIYTGHRTRDFIPISER; translated from the coding sequence ATGACTGATTCGCTCACCATTCGCGACAACCGGACCGGGCGGGAGTTCGAGGTAGCGATCACGGATGGAACCATCCGGGCCGCCGATCTCAAGCAGATCGCCGTCGACGGAGAGCCGGGGCTCGCGACCTACGACCCGGGGTTCGTCAACACCGCGTCCTGCCGCAGCGCCGTCACCTACATCGACGGCGACGCCGGCATCCTCGAGTACCGGGGCTACCCGATCGAGCAGCTGGCCGAGCAGTCGACCTTCCTCGAGGTCGCCTACCTCCTCCTCAACGGCGAGCTGCCCACCACCGAGCAGCTCGAGCAGTGGACGCACGACATCACCTACCACACCTTCCTGCACGAGAACGTGAAGCAGCTGATCGAGGGCTTCCGCTACGACGCGCACCCGATGGGCATGCTGATGGCCTCGGTGAGCGCGCTGTCGACCTTCTACCCCGACGCCCGCAACATCCACGACGCCGACAACCGGAAGCTGCAGATCGCCCGGCTGATCGCCAAGATGCCGACGCTCGGCGCCTTCGCCTACCGCCACCAGCTCGGCAAGCCCTACGTCTACCCGGACAACCGGCTCTCCTACACCGAGAACTTCCTCGCCATGCTGTTCAAGATGAGCGAGCCGAGCTACGAGGCCGACCCGCGCCTGGTCAAGGCCCTCGACGTGCTGCTGATCCTGCACGCCGACCACGAGCAGAACTGCTCGACCAACGCGGTGCGCTCGGTCGGCTCTTCCGAGGTCGACCCCTACTCCGCCGTCGGCGCCGGCATCGGGGCCCTCTTCGGCCCGCTGCACGGCGGGGCGAACGAGGCGGTGCTCGCGATGCTGCGGCGGATCGGCACCACCGACAACATCCCCGCGTTCATCGAGGGGGTGAAGGAGGGCAAGGAGAAGCTGATGGGCTTCGGCCACCGGGTCTACAAGAACTACGACCCGCGCGCCAAGATCATCAAGAAGGCCGCCGACGACGTCTTCGCCGTCACCGGGGTCAACCCCCTGCTCGAGATCGCGCTGGAGCTGGAGAAGATCGCGCTGGAGGACGAGTACTTCGTCAAGCGCAAGCTCTACCCCAACGTCGACTTCTACTCCGGGCTGATCTACGAGGCCCTGCAGTTCCCGCCCGAGATGTTCACCGTCCTCTTCGCCATCGGCCGCACGCCCGGCTGGCTGGCCCAGTGGTCGGAGCTCGTGCAGGACAAGGAGCAGAAGATCGCCCGGCCGAAGCAGATCTACACCGGCCACCGCACGCGGGACTTCATCCCGATCTCCGAGCGCTGA
- a CDS encoding CDP-glycerol glycerophosphotransferase family protein yields the protein MKVVYNSFNGRYADNPRAVFEGLRRRRPGLEHVWLADPRHLAGFPSDVTTVPIRSAEAVATLESADVLVSNTHTDLDPWTKQPGQVYLQTWHGTPLKRIHRSALSHPAPALMDALDVEIRRWDHLISPSPAATTLLRSAFGYTGSVLETGYPRNDQLTGPGVEERRARARARLGLSAASPVVLWAPTWRDDDVDDDDAPDGLDAGALAEHLGPDAVVLVRRHYYLGDRPARSPHPQVRDLSSHPDIGELHLAADVLVTDYSSSIFDFVVTGRPVVVYAYDLEHFRDRLRGFTLDLETELPGPVVQDQDVLAEVLAELPALQVAWAERYAAFRERFCSLEDGRATDRVVEALWPADAPAQRARSTRLSSQTG from the coding sequence GTGAAGGTCGTCTACAACAGCTTCAACGGCCGCTACGCCGACAACCCGCGGGCCGTCTTCGAGGGCCTGCGGCGGCGCCGACCGGGCCTGGAGCACGTGTGGCTCGCCGACCCGCGCCACCTCGCGGGCTTCCCGTCCGACGTCACCACGGTGCCCATCCGCAGCGCCGAGGCCGTGGCGACGCTGGAGTCCGCCGACGTCCTGGTGTCCAACACCCACACCGACCTCGACCCCTGGACCAAGCAGCCCGGGCAGGTCTACCTGCAGACCTGGCACGGCACGCCGCTCAAGCGGATCCACCGCTCCGCCCTCAGCCATCCCGCGCCGGCGCTGATGGACGCGCTCGACGTCGAGATCCGGCGCTGGGACCACCTCATCTCCCCCAGCCCGGCCGCGACGACGCTGCTGCGCTCGGCCTTCGGCTACACCGGCTCGGTGCTGGAGACCGGCTACCCCCGCAACGACCAGCTGACCGGCCCCGGCGTCGAGGAGCGGCGGGCCCGGGCCCGCGCCCGCCTGGGCCTGTCCGCGGCCTCCCCCGTCGTGCTCTGGGCGCCCACCTGGCGCGACGACGACGTCGATGACGACGACGCCCCGGACGGCCTGGACGCGGGCGCGCTCGCCGAGCACCTCGGTCCCGACGCCGTCGTGCTGGTCCGCCGGCACTACTACCTCGGCGACCGGCCCGCCCGGTCCCCCCACCCGCAGGTCCGCGACCTGAGCAGCCACCCCGACATCGGCGAGCTGCACCTGGCCGCCGACGTGCTCGTCACCGACTACTCGTCCTCGATCTTCGACTTCGTCGTGACCGGCCGTCCGGTCGTGGTCTACGCCTACGACCTCGAGCACTTCCGCGACCGGCTCCGCGGGTTCACCCTCGACCTGGAGACCGAGCTGCCCGGCCCCGTCGTCCAGGACCAGGACGTCCTGGCCGAGGTGCTGGCCGAGCTGCCCGCCCTGCAGGTGGCCTGGGCCGAGCGCTACGCCGCCTTCCGGGAGCGCTTCTGCTCCCTCGAGGACGGCCGGGCCACCGACCGCGTCGTCGAGGCCCTCTGGCCCGCCGACGCACCCGCTCAGCGGGCCCGCTCGACCCGCCTCTCGTCCCAGACGGGCTGA
- a CDS encoding ATP-binding cassette domain-containing protein, producing the protein MGHVDLSAVGYHLPDGRVLLDDVSFRVGEGAVVALVGPNGSGKTTLLRIIAGDLAPSSGSVSRSGGLGVMRQFIGSIRDGSTVRDLLFSLAPPRLRAAAAAVDALELALMEDDSEPTQMAYAQALADYADAGGYDAEVTFDACCTAALGVSYDRVRWREVGTLSGGEQKRLALEALLRGPDEVLLLDEPDNYLDVPGKRWLEGQLAATQKSVLLVSHDRELLARAATAVAVLELGAAGNSVWVHGTGFASLAAARAARFARFEELRRRWDEEHQKIVDLVQMLKVKAKYNDGLASRYKAAQTRLAKFEEAGPPEAVPLEQKVSMRLGGGRTGKRAVVVDDLELTGLMRPFSTEIWFGDRVGVLGSNGSGKSHFLRLLARGGTDPDVEHQPVGSLDIAPVAHTGTARLGARVRPGWFAQTHHHPELVGRTLLEILHRGDTGPNGMGRAGMGRELASRKLDRYELAGAAEQRFDSLSGGQQARFQILLLELSGATLLLLDEPTDNLDLESAEALEQGMDSFEGTVVAVTHDRWFARGFDRFLVFGSDGGVYEADQPVWDERRVERAR; encoded by the coding sequence ATGGGGCACGTCGACCTGTCGGCCGTCGGCTACCACCTGCCGGACGGCCGCGTGCTGCTCGACGACGTCTCGTTCCGGGTGGGCGAGGGCGCCGTCGTCGCGCTCGTCGGACCCAACGGCTCGGGCAAGACGACGCTGCTGCGGATCATCGCCGGCGACCTGGCGCCCAGCAGCGGCTCGGTCTCCCGCAGCGGCGGGCTCGGCGTGATGCGCCAGTTCATCGGCTCCATCCGGGACGGGAGCACCGTCCGGGACCTGCTGTTCTCCCTCGCCCCGCCGCGCCTGCGGGCCGCGGCCGCCGCCGTCGACGCCCTGGAGCTGGCGCTCATGGAGGACGACAGCGAGCCCACCCAGATGGCCTACGCGCAGGCGCTGGCCGACTACGCCGACGCCGGCGGCTACGACGCCGAGGTCACCTTCGACGCCTGCTGCACCGCCGCGCTCGGGGTCTCCTACGACCGCGTCCGGTGGCGCGAGGTGGGCACGCTGTCGGGCGGGGAGCAGAAGCGGCTGGCGCTGGAGGCGCTGCTGCGCGGGCCGGACGAGGTGCTGCTGCTCGACGAGCCCGACAACTACCTCGACGTCCCCGGCAAGCGCTGGCTGGAGGGCCAGCTGGCGGCCACCCAGAAGTCGGTGCTGCTGGTCAGCCACGACCGGGAGCTGCTGGCCCGGGCCGCCACCGCCGTCGCCGTCCTCGAGCTGGGGGCGGCCGGCAACAGCGTCTGGGTGCACGGCACCGGCTTCGCCAGCCTGGCCGCCGCCCGCGCGGCGCGGTTCGCGCGCTTCGAGGAGCTCCGCCGGCGCTGGGACGAGGAGCACCAGAAGATCGTCGACCTCGTCCAGATGCTCAAGGTCAAGGCCAAGTACAACGACGGGCTCGCCTCGCGCTACAAGGCCGCCCAGACCCGGCTCGCGAAGTTCGAGGAGGCCGGCCCGCCCGAGGCGGTGCCGCTGGAGCAGAAGGTCTCCATGCGGCTCGGCGGCGGGCGGACCGGCAAGCGGGCCGTCGTCGTCGACGACCTCGAGCTGACCGGGCTGATGAGGCCGTTCAGCACCGAGATCTGGTTCGGCGACCGGGTGGGCGTGCTCGGCTCCAACGGGTCCGGGAAGTCCCACTTCCTGCGGCTGCTGGCCCGCGGCGGGACCGACCCCGACGTCGAGCACCAGCCCGTCGGCAGCCTCGACATCGCCCCGGTGGCCCACACCGGGACGGCCCGGCTGGGCGCCCGGGTCCGGCCGGGCTGGTTCGCCCAGACCCACCACCACCCCGAGCTGGTGGGGAGGACGCTGCTGGAGATCCTGCACCGCGGCGACACCGGGCCGAACGGGATGGGCCGGGCGGGGATGGGCCGCGAGCTCGCCTCGCGCAAGCTCGACCGCTACGAGCTGGCCGGCGCCGCCGAGCAGCGCTTCGACTCCCTCTCCGGCGGCCAGCAGGCGCGCTTCCAGATCCTGCTGCTGGAGCTGTCCGGGGCGACGCTGCTGCTGCTCGACGAGCCCACCGACAACCTCGACCTCGAGTCGGCCGAGGCCCTGGAGCAGGGCATGGACTCCTTCGAGGGCACCGTCGTCGCGGTCACCCACGACCGGTGGTTCGCCCGCGGCTTCGACCGGTTCCTGGTCTTCGGCAGCGACGGCGGGGTCTACGAGGCCGATCAGCCCGTCTGGGACGAGAGGCGGGTCGAGCGGGCCCGCTGA
- a CDS encoding peptidase: MTGRPSSIEVAPLQSGGSLYGFLLSGRWPQDTVEWARFLVLAVQMAAVPGLLPVSTVFRVREELPDAPQAGAVGLVVAEGQLIGEHPLRPGLFADAQPPGLVVLHPPSSTLASVPEYAVASGCVFLPGLPHLGLDHRAAWVEADVEGTVTQLVSRNGVDPQSNVDTAALALLLAA, translated from the coding sequence ATGACTGGTCGTCCGTCGTCGATCGAGGTCGCACCGCTGCAGTCGGGCGGGTCGCTGTACGGCTTCCTGCTGAGCGGCCGCTGGCCGCAGGACACCGTCGAGTGGGCCCGGTTCCTGGTGCTGGCCGTGCAGATGGCCGCCGTGCCCGGGCTGCTGCCCGTCAGCACGGTGTTCCGGGTGCGCGAGGAGCTGCCCGACGCCCCGCAGGCGGGCGCCGTCGGGCTGGTCGTGGCCGAGGGCCAGCTCATCGGGGAGCACCCGCTGCGGCCCGGCCTGTTCGCCGACGCCCAGCCGCCCGGCCTGGTGGTGCTGCACCCGCCGTCGAGCACCCTCGCCTCGGTGCCCGAGTACGCGGTGGCCTCCGGCTGCGTCTTCCTGCCCGGGCTGCCGCACCTCGGCCTCGACCACCGCGCCGCCTGGGTGGAGGCCGACGTCGAGGGCACCGTCACCCAGCTGGTGAGCCGCAACGGCGTGGACCCGCAGAGCAACGTCGACACCGCCGCGCTCGCCCTGCTGCTCGCGGCCTGA
- a CDS encoding sensor histidine kinase — protein MSGRLTPRRWSARLSLRARLIIIGVTGVGVALLAGGFAFYGALTFAVDRTLDDGALAAADEVAVLVEAGRLPSPVPVSGAQVVQVVDAQQRVVAGSATADRLTPLLRPDELARALAGEAVQVPGARAALAVPLRVRAVAAEAPDGPVSVLVALPVGDVLAVRAALRTGLLTLFPLVLVALAAVAWRVVGSTLRPVEELRAQAERISGTGRTERLRVPVADDEVHALAVTLNQMLDRLAAGRARQRSFVADAAHELRSPLTSIRTQLEVAERLGEGGQLPAELLVDVDRLGRLVEDLLLLARADADTRGPARTVPVAVRGLLEDVAERTPARVPVTVRPGADPTVLADPEELRRVVQNLLDNAVRHAGSAVELAAVVAEGRVRLVVLDDGPGLPDEERERVFERFTRRDDARSRDVGGTGLGLPIARELAARVGGAVRLEDAAPPWTLQAVVELPAAGGS, from the coding sequence GTGAGCGGCCGGCTCACCCCGCGCCGCTGGTCCGCGCGGCTGAGCCTGCGGGCCCGGCTGATCATCATCGGCGTGACCGGCGTGGGGGTCGCCCTGCTCGCCGGCGGGTTCGCCTTCTACGGCGCCCTGACCTTCGCCGTCGACCGCACCCTGGACGACGGGGCGCTGGCCGCCGCCGACGAGGTGGCCGTACTGGTCGAGGCGGGCCGGCTGCCGAGCCCCGTCCCCGTCTCCGGCGCCCAGGTGGTGCAGGTGGTCGACGCCCAGCAGCGCGTGGTGGCGGGCTCGGCGACCGCCGACCGGCTGACGCCGCTGCTCCGGCCCGACGAGCTGGCCCGCGCGCTGGCCGGGGAGGCCGTCCAGGTGCCCGGCGCCCGGGCGGCGCTGGCCGTGCCGCTCCGCGTCCGGGCGGTGGCCGCCGAGGCGCCCGACGGCCCGGTGAGCGTCCTGGTGGCCCTGCCCGTCGGCGACGTGCTGGCCGTCCGGGCGGCCCTGCGCACCGGCCTGCTGACCCTGTTCCCCCTGGTGCTGGTCGCGCTGGCCGCCGTCGCCTGGCGGGTCGTCGGCTCGACGCTGCGCCCGGTCGAGGAGCTGCGGGCGCAGGCCGAGCGGATCAGCGGCACCGGTCGGACCGAGCGGCTGCGGGTGCCGGTGGCCGACGACGAGGTGCACGCGCTGGCCGTGACGCTCAACCAGATGCTGGACCGGCTGGCCGCCGGCCGGGCGCGGCAGCGCTCCTTCGTCGCCGACGCCGCCCACGAGCTGCGCAGCCCGCTGACGTCGATCCGGACCCAGCTGGAGGTGGCGGAGCGGCTGGGGGAGGGCGGGCAGCTGCCGGCGGAGCTGCTCGTCGACGTCGACCGGCTCGGCCGGCTGGTGGAGGACCTGCTGCTGCTGGCCCGCGCCGACGCCGACACCCGCGGCCCCGCCCGCACCGTGCCCGTCGCCGTGCGGGGGCTGCTCGAGGACGTCGCGGAGCGGACGCCCGCGCGGGTGCCGGTCACCGTCCGGCCGGGCGCCGACCCGACCGTGCTGGCCGACCCGGAGGAGCTCCGCCGGGTGGTGCAGAACCTCCTCGACAACGCGGTGCGGCACGCGGGCTCGGCCGTCGAGCTGGCGGCGGTCGTCGCCGAGGGCCGCGTCCGGCTCGTCGTCCTCGACGACGGGCCCGGGCTGCCCGACGAGGAGCGCGAGCGGGTGTTCGAGCGCTTCACCCGCCGCGACGACGCCCGCAGCCGCGACGTCGGCGGGACGGGGCTCGGCCTGCCCATCGCCCGGGAGCTGGCGGCCCGGGTCGGCGGCGCCGTCCGGCTGGAGGACGCCGCGCCGCCCTGGACCCTGCAGGCCGTCGTCGAGCTGCCGGCCGCCGGCGGGTCGTGA
- a CDS encoding response regulator transcription factor, whose product MRVLLVDDEERLVAALRRGLAAEGFAVDSAGTGPEGLRAARSGDFDAVVLDVMLPGMSGYEVVRRLRAEDNWVPVLMLSAKDGEHDQADALDDGADDYLTKPFSFVILLARLRALLRRGVVARPAVLAVGDLTLDPATRAVGVAGAPVELTPREFVLLEYLMRQGDRVVAKGELLEHVWDSAADVAPNAVEVYVGYVRRKIGAERLVTVRGVGYRLVA is encoded by the coding sequence GTGCGGGTGCTGCTGGTGGACGACGAGGAGCGGCTGGTGGCCGCCCTGCGGCGCGGCCTGGCCGCGGAGGGGTTCGCGGTCGACAGCGCGGGCACGGGGCCCGAGGGCCTGCGGGCGGCCCGCAGCGGCGACTTCGACGCCGTCGTGCTCGACGTCATGCTGCCGGGGATGTCCGGCTACGAGGTGGTCCGCCGGCTGCGGGCCGAGGACAACTGGGTGCCGGTGCTGATGCTCTCGGCCAAGGACGGCGAGCACGACCAGGCCGACGCCCTCGACGACGGCGCCGACGACTACCTCACCAAGCCCTTCTCCTTCGTCATCCTGCTGGCCCGGCTGCGCGCGCTGCTGCGCCGCGGGGTGGTGGCCCGGCCGGCGGTGCTGGCCGTCGGCGACCTCACCCTCGACCCGGCCACCCGCGCGGTCGGCGTCGCCGGCGCCCCCGTGGAGCTGACGCCGCGGGAGTTCGTGCTGCTGGAGTACCTGATGCGCCAGGGTGACCGGGTGGTGGCCAAGGGCGAGCTGCTCGAGCACGTCTGGGACAGCGCCGCCGACGTGGCCCCCAACGCCGTCGAGGTCTACGTCGGCTACGTCCGCCGCAAGATCGGGGCCGAGCGGCTGGTCACCGTCCGCGGGGTCGGCTACCGGCTGGTGGCGTGA
- a CDS encoding LolA family protein → MQILTRRPALRWIAPVALALAVGGTGIVAATADADPKLAPKTAEQLLVDLQGSDVAGLSGTVVQKAELGLPALPAMGGGADASQLTSLLSGSHTLRVWYDGPDKARFALLDDDLGETDVIVSGRDLWTWSSQDNEATHATLPAEPAAGERPSRPGVPTTPQEAAKTVLDAIGPSTVVSTDSAVEVADRPARELVLAPTDDRSLISQVRIAVDDATSAPLRVQVLGEDAATVAEIGFTAVDFSAPDAGQFSFNPPPGAEVTEKGALDAPAPREPGTADREAAEAAKASTRVVGEGWTTVVVSKLPASSTDAASGQLGTVLATLPTVSGSWGSGKLLAGTAFSAVLTDDGRVAVGAVAPQLLYDALAR, encoded by the coding sequence ATGCAGATCCTCACCCGTCGTCCGGCCCTGCGCTGGATCGCCCCGGTGGCCCTCGCGCTCGCCGTGGGCGGCACCGGCATCGTGGCCGCCACCGCCGACGCCGACCCGAAGCTGGCCCCCAAGACCGCCGAGCAGCTGCTCGTCGACCTGCAGGGCTCCGACGTCGCCGGTCTCTCCGGCACGGTCGTGCAGAAGGCCGAGCTCGGCCTGCCCGCGCTGCCCGCGATGGGCGGCGGCGCGGACGCCTCGCAGCTCACCTCGCTGCTGAGCGGCAGCCACACGCTGCGGGTCTGGTACGACGGCCCCGACAAGGCGCGCTTCGCGCTGCTGGACGACGACCTCGGCGAGACCGACGTCATCGTCAGCGGCCGGGACCTGTGGACTTGGTCCAGCCAGGACAACGAGGCCACCCACGCCACCCTCCCCGCGGAGCCCGCGGCCGGTGAGCGGCCCAGCCGCCCCGGCGTGCCGACCACCCCGCAGGAGGCCGCGAAGACGGTGCTCGACGCGATCGGGCCGTCCACCGTGGTCAGCACCGACTCCGCCGTCGAGGTGGCGGACCGGCCGGCGCGCGAGCTGGTGCTCGCCCCGACCGACGACCGCTCGCTCATCAGCCAGGTCCGGATCGCCGTCGACGACGCGACGTCGGCCCCGCTGCGGGTGCAGGTGCTCGGCGAGGACGCGGCCACGGTCGCCGAGATCGGCTTCACCGCCGTCGACTTCAGCGCCCCCGACGCGGGCCAGTTCAGCTTCAACCCCCCGCCCGGGGCCGAGGTCACCGAGAAGGGCGCCCTCGACGCCCCCGCGCCGCGTGAGCCCGGCACGGCCGACCGCGAGGCGGCCGAGGCGGCCAAGGCCTCCACCCGCGTCGTGGGCGAGGGCTGGACCACCGTCGTGGTCTCGAAGCTCCCCGCCAGCTCGACCGACGCGGCCAGCGGCCAGCTCGGCACCGTGCTCGCCACCCTGCCGACCGTCTCCGGCTCCTGGGGCAGCGGCAAGTTGCTGGCCGGTACCGCCTTCTCCGCGGTGCTGACCGACGACGGCCGGGTCGCCGTCGGCGCCGTGGCGCCGCAGCTGCTCTACGACGCCCTCGCCCGCTAG